The stretch of DNA ATCGATCTCGTAGAACCGATATTAGAAGAAAGCACAGCCAATATCGATTATTACACTTCTCTAGAACACTTTTTAGAGAACGATACCGAGACCAACGTCGTTGTAATTGCTACTCCCAACGGAATGCATCATATTCATGCAATTAGTTGTTTGCAAGCCGGGAAAAATGTACTAATAGAAAAGCCAATGGCGCTTGATATAGAAAATGCAAAAGCAATTTTAGCCACGGCAGAAGAAAACAATAAACGAGTTTTTTCATCCATGCAATTACGTTTTTCACCCGTTGTACAATATGTGAAAAATGCATTAGATCAGAAAGCTTTGGGTGAAATATATATGGTGAATATCCAATGCTTCTGGAATCGAAATAAAAACTATTATAAACTACGAGATTGGCACGGAAGTGAAGAGATGGACGGAGGCGTATTGTTTACACAATTTTCGCATTTTATAGATATCATGAATTTTTGGTTCGACGATGTAAAATGCCTAAGCTCTGTGCAATATAACTTTAATCATCAGGGAATTACAGAATTTGGTGATAGTGGTAAGCTAGAATTTAAGGCCGATTCTGCCCATGGTCATATGGTGTACACAACCGCAACTTTTAACAAAAACTTCGAAAGTACGATAACAATTATTGCCGAAAAAGGGACTATAAAGATAGGCGACCAATACCTTAATAAATTATTGTATGCAGATCTCAAACATTTGTGTTGTTCGGATAAACTAACTACCGAACAGAAGAATTTTCATCCCAATGCGATGAACGAAATTGTTGAAGCATTGACAGAAAATAAACCTTCTATTTTAGATGGGAAATACGCCCTAAATCTAGTACAGTTTATAACCGATGCAAACGAAATGGCCGCTAACGAAATAATAATAGAATAATGAAATTTCATACAAGAAAATGGGTGAAGCCCGAGGATTTGAATCCGAATAAATCTCTTTTCGGAGGTCGATTATTGGCTTGGATAGATGAAGAGGCTGCTTTGTATTCGATTATACAATTAGAGAATTCACATGTCGTAACCAAATACATGTCAGAAATCAACTTTCAGGCATCGGCTAAACAAGGTGATATTATCGAGATCGGATTAGAAGTGGTTAAGTTCGGGCGAACATCTCTGGTGCTGAAATGTGAGGTGAGAAATAAAATGACACATCAAACCATAATTACAGTAGAGAATATCACGATGGTAAATCTCGATGCTAACGGAAAACCGATTCCGCATGGTAAAACAAAAGTGGAATATGTTGTCGATCGTTTAGGGAAATCTAGATAATAAAAAAGGTAAAAAAAAGGATTGTTGAGACTAGCTCAACAATTCTTTTGGTATTTTTGCAATTGGGATTGGTTGAATTTTGTGCTGATTGATTCGGTTGAGTCGACTATAAATTTCGAAAACCTCTTTTTCTCTGCCGGTAAAATCATCTGCTTTTTTCGCTAAATCATGCATTTTCATTGCCCATTCTAATTCATCATAATTAGCCCCCAGTTGATCTTCATCAGAACGATCATCGCCAAAAAGCCCATCGGTAGGTTTTGCAATCCTAATGCTCTCATCAATACCTAGGAAAGCAGCAATTTCGTACACTTGTGACTTTAGTAAATCGGCAATCGGACTCACATCTACACCGCCATCACCATATTTTGTGAAAAATCCAACTCCGAAATCTTCTATTTTGTTACCCGTTCCTGCTACCAAATATCTGTTTAGACCAGCAAAATAATACAAAGTAGTCATGCGTAATCTTGCACGCGTATTGGCTAAGGTTAACGCTAATTGAGGATGATTTTCGTCTTGTGGAACCGCAGAACGAAATTCATCGAAAGTAGTAGTGAGATCTACCTTGAGAGAAGAAATTATATCAAATTTTTCTTTCAACCATTCGATATGGATGCTGGCCCGTTGAACTTGCGACTCTTCTTGATGGATAGGCATTTCTAGGCAGAGAAGTGGATAGCCAGTCATGGCACACAGCGAAGAAGTTACTGCAGAGTCTATCCCACCAGAAATACCAATTATATAACCTTCTTGATGAGAATTCTCTAAATAGGTTCTGAGCCAATCCACTAAATAATCGACTACTTTAGCAGTTTGCATAGTTTATCTTTTTTTCAAAGATAATCAAAAAGGAACCTTTTTATAGTTCGATATCATAAAAAAAGACTTATGTTTATCTCTAAAAAATAATCACTAACAATGAGGATATTCATTTTTTCAATCTTATTTATCGGTTTTTTAGTTGGATGTAAAGAAGCCAAAACAGTGGCAGTGGAGGAGCCTAGGACGGAAATAGAAACAACAACACAAATAACAACGTCTTCTACAGAAGTTGCCCTAAATCCTGAGCATGGACAACCGAACCACCGTTGCGATATTCCGGTAGGAGCACCTTTGGATATGCCGGTACAAAATACAAATACATCGACAACACCTCAATACAACCCCAACAATCCGTTTGCACCCAATTCTTCTGTAACCGTAGAGCCAGAAGGTGATACACGGATAAATCCTCCCCATGGTGAAGATGGTCATTTGTGCGAATATCCTGTCGGAGCAAGGATTCCTTTATAATTTTATGCAAATCTTTTTCCTACCAAGAAATGTCTTATTTTTGTAACTACAAGTAAAAGAAAATGGGACGAATAGTAGCAATTGGTTTTCTATGTTTGCTTCTTTTGGGATGCAAAAAAAATAATGTTAATCGTTGGAATATCACGCCTGATCATAAAGTTGAGGTAGTGATTCACGATATTAGCAAAAACTTTTTCAATGTTGAAATTCCTTTATCAACGTTAAAAGCAGATTACCCTTTTTTCTTCGATAATTCATCTGACTCTATTTGGGAAGCCCAACGCAGAGACCCAAAAGAGCTCTCGATTTATCACAAAAGTTTAGAAGCTTTTGGAGGTTTGCCAGAATTTGGTCGAGAAATCAATCCCTTATTCTCTCGTTATTTGCATTACTTCCCTCAAACGAAAGCTCCAACTGTTTTTGTATACTCATCAGGGTTGCAGGGTGTTTACGAGCCCGTAATATACAGTGAAGAAGCGCAAAAAATGTTTGTAGCAATGGATGGCTTTTTGGGTGAGAAAAGTCCACTATATGATAGTATAAAAGTATATTCTTATCTCCGCACTTCTATGGATAGAGGACATGTTCGTGCGCAAATTGTTCGTGCAATAGGAGAAAATATTGTACCATTCGATCCGAAAAAACAGACTTTTTTAGATCTAATGCTGTATGAAGGGAAAAAACTAATTTTGGCAGATGCACTGATTCCTGACGAAGCCGATGAATTCAAGATCGGTTATACACCTCAAGAAATTGAGTGGAGTATACAAAATGAAGGAAATATTTGGAATTTTTTTGTAGAACAAAACTTTGTTTTCAAGAATGATAAAACCTTGTATGATCGTTTCCTACAAGTAAGCCCTTTTTCGAAATTCAACAACGAGATAGAGCAAGAATCTCCTGGGAGGATTGGTGCTTGGATTGGCTGGCAGATTTTGAGAAAATACCTCCGCGAAAATCCTTCGATTACACTTCCCGAATTGATCAATGATATAGATAGTGAGAAAATTTTCAGACAATCAAAATACAAGCCTTCTAAAACAGAAGTTCAATCCTATCGAACCGAAAAAAAAGAAGGAGTTGATGAATTATACCATTATGCAGAATAGTAAATAAAATTATAAATAGAGAAATTATGAAGAAAACAAATATTAATATCGAAATAGAATTAGACGAGAATCACATCCCAGAACAAATGCATTGGACAGCGAAAGATGGAGGTATATCCAATGAAGAAACCAAGGCTGTTTTTTTGTCGGTTTGGGATGATAAAGCAAAAGAAGCTTTGCGTATTGATTTGTGGACAAAAGATATGACACAAGACGATATGAAACGTTTTTTTCACCAGATTTTTATTTCAATGGCAACTTCGTATGAGCGGGCTACTAGCGATCAAGATGTTTCGAACGCTATCATAGAATTTGCAGAAAATTATGCACATTTATCAAAAATAAAGGGATAATCCTTGAAGAAAATTATTGCAGTTTCAAACTCTCAAAGCAATTTATTTTTGTGAGAGTTTTGGAATCGCTTTATACTACATAAAAACCAAACTTGTAGAATGGCTTTATTATTACAGATAGAAACCTCTACCAAGAACTGCTCGGTTGCCTTATCCAAAGACGGGCATACGATTGCTTCGATCGATGAAAATAGTGACGGATATGTGCATGGCGAAAAATTGCATCAATTTATTCAATGGGCGATAGAAGGAACGCCATATACATTGCAAGAGATAGATGGAGTATGTGTATCGAAAGGGCCCGGTTCTTACACAGGATTACGAATAGGAGTTTCGGCAGCAAAAGGTCTTGCTTTTTCGTTAGGAGTTCCATTGATATCGATAAATTCTTTACAAGTTTTGGCCAATGCATTTCAGGGGGCAGATTGTGATCTTATAATTCCGATGATTGATGCTCGCCGTATGGAGGTTTACACCGCAATCTTTTCTTCAGATGCAAAAGCACTTACTCCTACAGAAGCCAAAATAATCGACGAAGACTCTTTTCGAGATCTATCCAATAAAAAACTTTTGCTAATAGGCGATGGAGCTATGAAAACAAAAGAGATATTACAGACTCTTAATGCAGACTTTGTGGAGGCTTTTCCAACAGCAAAAGCAATGAGTAAAATGGCTGCAGAAAAATTCAATCGTCAAGAGTTTGAAGATGTTGCATATTTTGAACCTTTTTATTTGAAGGATTTCGTAGCAGGTAAAAAGAAAGAATAAAACTAAAATAGAACAAAAATGAAACAAATTGTGTTGTTTATTGCCGCTGTTTATGGTCTGTCTTCGGTGATTTTGGGTGCCTTTGGTGCGCATGCCTTCAAGAAGTTGTTAACAGACGAGAAGCTAGCAAGCTTCGAGGTAGGAGTGAAATATCAAATGTATCACGCCTTAGCAATTTTAGCGGTTGGCCTATATTTCCAGATGAATTCTGGCTTGGAGAAAACAATCGTATGGTCGTGGATAGCCGGTACTTTTATTTTTTCGGTTAGTATTTATTTGCTGTCATTTGCAGATTATTGGGGAGTGAATTTAAGGTGGCTAGGACCGATAACCCCCTTGGGTGGTTTATTTATGATGATTGGTTGGGCAACTTTATGTTGGTATTTTCTGAAAGTAAAAACCGCATAAAATTTACATAAAAAAAATTCCACTAAGAATTTCTCTTAGCGGAATTTTTTATCAATATTAATTAAAAAAAATCATCATCTTCAAAATCAAAATCCTCGAACAGTGTTTGGATGACAAATTTCACGTCATCGTTTGTTTGCCCGGTATAATCTTGTACATAGCCCGTCCAGTTTAAAGATAAAATTCCTTGATTATTTTTGCTGAAAACTAGTTCATTCTTCACCGTTTCATATTCATCTTCCG from Weeksella virosa DSM 16922 encodes:
- a CDS encoding acyl-CoA thioesterase; its protein translation is MKFHTRKWVKPEDLNPNKSLFGGRLLAWIDEEAALYSIIQLENSHVVTKYMSEINFQASAKQGDIIEIGLEVVKFGRTSLVLKCEVRNKMTHQTIITVENITMVNLDANGKPIPHGKTKVEYVVDRLGKSR
- a CDS encoding Gfo/Idh/MocA family protein — encoded protein: MIKFSILGFGHIGKVHYQAIKETVGAKLVAIIDLVEPILEESTANIDYYTSLEHFLENDTETNVVVIATPNGMHHIHAISCLQAGKNVLIEKPMALDIENAKAILATAEENNKRVFSSMQLRFSPVVQYVKNALDQKALGEIYMVNIQCFWNRNKNYYKLRDWHGSEEMDGGVLFTQFSHFIDIMNFWFDDVKCLSSVQYNFNHQGITEFGDSGKLEFKADSAHGHMVYTTATFNKNFESTITIIAEKGTIKIGDQYLNKLLYADLKHLCCSDKLTTEQKNFHPNAMNEIVEALTENKPSILDGKYALNLVQFITDANEMAANEIIIE
- the gldB gene encoding gliding motility lipoprotein GldB, with protein sequence MGRIVAIGFLCLLLLGCKKNNVNRWNITPDHKVEVVIHDISKNFFNVEIPLSTLKADYPFFFDNSSDSIWEAQRRDPKELSIYHKSLEAFGGLPEFGREINPLFSRYLHYFPQTKAPTVFVYSSGLQGVYEPVIYSEEAQKMFVAMDGFLGEKSPLYDSIKVYSYLRTSMDRGHVRAQIVRAIGENIVPFDPKKQTFLDLMLYEGKKLILADALIPDEADEFKIGYTPQEIEWSIQNEGNIWNFFVEQNFVFKNDKTLYDRFLQVSPFSKFNNEIEQESPGRIGAWIGWQILRKYLRENPSITLPELINDIDSEKIFRQSKYKPSKTEVQSYRTEKKEGVDELYHYAE
- the tsaB gene encoding tRNA (adenosine(37)-N6)-threonylcarbamoyltransferase complex dimerization subunit type 1 TsaB, producing the protein MALLLQIETSTKNCSVALSKDGHTIASIDENSDGYVHGEKLHQFIQWAIEGTPYTLQEIDGVCVSKGPGSYTGLRIGVSAAKGLAFSLGVPLISINSLQVLANAFQGADCDLIIPMIDARRMEVYTAIFSSDAKALTPTEAKIIDEDSFRDLSNKKLLLIGDGAMKTKEILQTLNADFVEAFPTAKAMSKMAAEKFNRQEFEDVAYFEPFYLKDFVAGKKKE
- the gldC gene encoding gliding motility protein GldC yields the protein MKKTNINIEIELDENHIPEQMHWTAKDGGISNEETKAVFLSVWDDKAKEALRIDLWTKDMTQDDMKRFFHQIFISMATSYERATSDQDVSNAIIEFAENYAHLSKIKG
- a CDS encoding DUF423 domain-containing protein — its product is MKQIVLFIAAVYGLSSVILGAFGAHAFKKLLTDEKLASFEVGVKYQMYHALAILAVGLYFQMNSGLEKTIVWSWIAGTFIFSVSIYLLSFADYWGVNLRWLGPITPLGGLFMMIGWATLCWYFLKVKTA
- the nadE gene encoding NAD(+) synthase, which translates into the protein MQTAKVVDYLVDWLRTYLENSHQEGYIIGISGGIDSAVTSSLCAMTGYPLLCLEMPIHQEESQVQRASIHIEWLKEKFDIISSLKVDLTTTFDEFRSAVPQDENHPQLALTLANTRARLRMTTLYYFAGLNRYLVAGTGNKIEDFGVGFFTKYGDGGVDVSPIADLLKSQVYEIAAFLGIDESIRIAKPTDGLFGDDRSDEDQLGANYDELEWAMKMHDLAKKADDFTGREKEVFEIYSRLNRINQHKIQPIPIAKIPKELLS